One Leptidea sinapis chromosome 32, ilLepSina1.1, whole genome shotgun sequence genomic region harbors:
- the LOC126974405 gene encoding uncharacterized protein LOC126974405, whose protein sequence is MKKKKKGRRWSRKWLKLRDKYTHENLLREIVLTEPNDYANFLRMDHKTFEDLLTLLSPCIAKQDTVMRKSIPASQRLSITLGYLASGADFEDLKFQVCIAPRTLSGIIIETCEAINEKLSNIQIPKTQESWKILARQFGNSWNFDNCIGAVDGKHITLQKPEHSGSYYYNYKGTHSIVLMAIANANYEFIMIDVGTNGRVSDGGVLKNTKFWNMFENNQLQIPEPQELPNFNKKMPFVFVGDEAFQLLPNFMKPYNKQVLNDKRRIFNYRLSRARRIIENVFGILASRFKILQKPIKLSPTKAKIVVMACCHLHNLLMKQKNYIRNGELDMEDCVTGTVIQGSWRNESNQLLNI, encoded by the exons atgaagaaaaagaaaaaaggtCGTCGATGGTCTAGAAAGTGGTTGAAATTACGGGATAAATATACGCACGAAAATTTGTTACGGGAAATAGTGCTCACAGAACCAAATGACTATGCAAACTTCCTGCGCATGGACCATAAAACATTTGAAGATTTATTAACATTGCTAAGTCCTTGCATAGCAAAACAGGATACCGTTATGCGTAAATCTATACCAGCTTCTCAAAGATTATCTATAACTTTGGGGTACCTGGCTAGTGGCGCCGATTTTGAAGACCTAAAATTTCAAGTCTGCATTGCACCTCGTACACTCAGCGGCATTATCATTGAAACTTGTGAggcaataaatgaaaaattaagcAATATTCAG ATACCTAAAACACAAGAAAGTTGGAAAATATTGGCACGGCAATTTGGAAATTCATGGAACTTTGATAATTGCATTGGAGCTGTAGACGGAAAGCATATCACTTTACAAAAACCTGAGCATTCCGGttcctattattataattataagggAACACACAGCATAGTGCTTATGGCCATAGCTAATGcaaattatgaatttatcatGATTGATGTCGGTACAAATGGTAGAGTGTCAGATGGAGGagtacttaaaaatacaaaattttggaATATGTTTGAGAACAACCAGTTGCAGATTCCAGAGCCACAGGAATTGccaaactttaataaaaaaatgccatttgtatttgtagGCGATGAAGCTTTCCAGCTTCTTCCAAATTTTATGAAGCCCTACAATAAGCAGGTTTTAAATGATAAGAGAAGGATTTTCAATTATCGTTTATCCCGTGCTCGGCGAATAATTGAAAATGTATTCGGCATTCTTGCGAGTCGTTTTAAGATTCTCCAAAAACCCATCAAATTATCTCCTACAAAAGCTAAAATTGTAGTAATGGCGTGTTGTCATTTACACAATTTactaatgaaacaaaaaaactaCATTAGGAATGGAGAATTAGACATGGAAGATTGTGTTACAGGGACTGTCATACAAGGATCTTGGAGAAATGAGTCAAATCAATTGTTGAATATTTAA